From Arthrobacter sp. FW306-2-2C-D06B, a single genomic window includes:
- a CDS encoding phosphonatase-like hydrolase: MSMDSSKRINADDAGAHRAQRLRLAVLDMVGTTITDDGLTERAMSVALQETGVEPGSPRFESMLGYARDTMGFSKLTVFSHLFEEAQRAESANKAFERAYDDLIADGGVRAIPGAEETIDWLRDSGVKVCLATGFGRHTQNMVLESLGWMGKADLSLCPADAGRGRPYPDMILTAVLALDLDDVREVVVVGDTSSDMLSGLRSGASAVVGVLTGFHSEAALRAAGATAVVPSVKDLPALLEPRAARL; encoded by the coding sequence ATGAGCATGGACAGCAGCAAGAGGATCAACGCGGACGACGCCGGGGCACATCGTGCGCAGCGGCTCCGGCTTGCTGTCTTGGATATGGTGGGCACCACGATTACCGACGATGGTCTTACGGAGCGTGCGATGTCCGTCGCCCTGCAGGAGACCGGCGTCGAGCCTGGTTCGCCCCGTTTCGAAAGCATGCTCGGCTACGCCCGGGACACCATGGGCTTTTCCAAGTTGACCGTTTTCAGCCACCTTTTTGAAGAAGCACAACGGGCCGAGAGCGCCAATAAGGCTTTCGAACGCGCATACGACGATCTGATTGCCGACGGCGGCGTCCGGGCTATTCCAGGCGCCGAGGAAACCATCGACTGGTTGCGGGACTCCGGTGTGAAAGTCTGCCTTGCTACAGGCTTCGGCCGGCACACCCAGAACATGGTGCTTGAGTCGCTGGGCTGGATGGGGAAGGCGGATCTCAGCTTGTGCCCCGCCGACGCCGGCCGCGGGCGCCCTTACCCGGACATGATTCTCACTGCAGTGTTGGCCCTTGACCTGGATGATGTCCGCGAGGTCGTCGTGGTGGGCGACACGAGCTCGGATATGTTGTCCGGCCTTCGCTCCGGCGCCTCCGCCGTGGTGGGCGTGCTCACTGGCTTCCATTCCGAGGCGGCTTTGCGCGCGGCCGGCGCCACCGCCGTCGTGCCCTCGGTCAAGGATCTTCCCGCGCTGCTGGAGCCCCGCGCGGCACGGCTCTAG